TAGATGTACCAAATCCTGAATTTTTGTCCACTCTAAGCTGGAAGATTAAAGTGAAATTATAACATTTAGTGACATTTTTCAGGTTAAAATTGTCTTCAGGTCGTAGGTGGAGCCTGTGGTGCAGCAGTAACACCACTGGGTGGTGCTCAGGCTTCGGCTTTACAGTTCCACTGAGTATCATGGTTTTATGATTAGTCATGAAAGGATTAATGCTGCATGTGAAGGTCCATATTGTGTGGTACCTGGTTGAGTTGTGTCTCAGTTTTCTCCTCGGTCTGTCCTACCACGTACTGCGGGAGCAGGGACTTGACGGCTGTAGCCAGTCCCAGCATAGTTTTCGGACTGGGCACCAGGTTAAAGGGCACGGGGAGCGTCCTGCCCTCCTCAAAGTAGGAAAACCAGAGTTTGGCCCGAGCAAACTTCCACTCAACGTCAGCATCATCCtaaagaaaagaagggaaacACACGGATTAGAACTCACCTTGATACACAGTCGCAATCAAAAGAACcagatttacagaaaaaaatggcCTTTTTAGCTTccttgcagagagttagatgagaagatggacaccactctcatgtctgtgtagTAACAggagccagttagcttagcttagcacaaaaactgGGAACAGCTAGtatggctctgtccaaaggtaacaaaatccacctgcaagcacctctaaagctcattaaatATTATCTCATTTGTTCACTTCTTAGAAAAACCAAAGTATGACACAagaagttgtggttttacagtgAAGTCACTGCTCTGCTTTGACTCATTAACACTGTGCACACTGATCTGCtagacaaacatttaaaaaagcttttactGGTATAGccagtggaaataaaaaaactaattcaaaTGTGGATGTAAGggggttttttttatagatCCAAATTATAGCTAAAATGAATCCTGACGGTACAGACACTGGTGTTAATACATCACCCTTTATATCAGTTTAGTTAGATTTTCACTCTTCAGAATGAGATTTGGTATTTACGCAGAAGCAattgttaaaatgtaaatgtaaaaataattacaGTGCTGTTTTACTCTTCTTGCTGTTTGAGGGGTTACTGGGGGGTCATTTATTTTGTCACCTAAACAttagaaaagagacaaagaagtATTGTTATGaggttagttttagtttagttttttgaGGGGATATTCAACAGACCACTCCACTCTTCTTCCAGTCTTTGCATCACATTATATGAAAgctattgaaaaaaatatttaaaaagtcttaagTCTGAATGTACTGAATGAAACTAAAGTGACAAATAAACCAGAGTATTGTGATTTATTCCTAGTTTAAATTACTTTACCCCTCCTCCATCAAAAGCTGAATAAAAAACTTTTAGCTGCACAGGAGCGTGAGCTACATGTGAAGGTAGGAAATAAACTCTCGCTTGTATCTGAAGCACATGATGACTCAGGATTTGGTGACGAACCTCGATCTCCTGGAAGGAGCTGTTGATCATGGCGATGAGCATGTTGAGGAGCACTATCACCATGGTAACGTTGTAGACCCCATACAGGACGTAACCAATGTTCTCGATGAATTTGTGTCCGTTATTGATCACGACGGACCTGACCTCAGACAGGCCAAATATAGCCCAGAACAGCGTCTTGAAACTCTCCTCCAGGCTGGACGGACGCACCAGGAGGAAACGGAGGGAGACGAGAGAAAAGTTAATTAGAAATAAGGTTTTATGGCCATTTTCTTACAGTGTTAATATCACAGCTCACCAACATCAGAGCAGATCAGAACATTTGTAGAATCTCCATTCATTTTACTACAGTATGAAAATCAGCTGGCAAAGACTAATCCACCACATCACCATTGATTTTCACACATtataataatgtgaaaatgcagCTGCAAGCATTTATAAAGCTCCAACCAGGGGGTCAGGAGCCCAGCAACAGGTTTTAAGGTTAATCTGAGGGGTCAAAACACCATAAGAGggataaaaaagaagaaaatctaacaagcgactatttaatttaattttttctgGCTGGATGTTGCTGGCTGAAACACGGGACATTTTCACCTTGATCTACAAAAGAAGGATAATCTGAGATGTAAAATTAACTTCATGGTTGCACTGCTGACAACTACTGAAGCTAAAACCTGTGATAAGGAGTCCCACGTAAACTTTGCTGCATTTTAAACGGTGACAAGCCAGAAAATGTTGGCAAGCACTTTTCTGAAGTATCTTTGCAAGCGTGGTTCCTTAAGTGGTTCACTTATAGGATTTTCCCACAGTAAAACAGGGTTTGAACCCTGTTTTACTGTGGGAAAATCCCAGCAgtaaattatattaatttatttgttaatttatatatttcaatttTCTTTACTTTTCGGTTTCAGTAGCGgtctggttaggtttagacaccaaaactacttggttagatTTACAAAAGATCATTTTGTTAGTTTGTCTAAAAATGATAAggtaaatacaaatatgaaaggCAGCgtgcattaaacacaaaatatcttctttccaacatacacctgGGTGTGAATAGCTAATGTAGCTATTTACACTCGGGTGCAAATAGCGTCTGCCTTCATTTCTAAGATTTGAGTTAGTCTACCAAAGAACAACTTTTTCTTTccatattttcatttatgatTCATTATGTCTTTCTGGTtagttaaataataataatcataataataacaataactgtCTCACGTGGTGAAGGCGTCGTTCTGCTTGGCCCCCAGGTAATAAGAGTAAAGGTTGAACATCCCGATCATGAACGCCAGGAAGACCAAGATGAAGATGACCATGAACTTGAAGATGTCCTTGACAGTCCGCCCTAAAGAGATCTGCAAGGGGCCGAAACTCTCGTTGGCTGGGAGGATGTAAGCAATCCGAGAGAAGCTCAGCACCACTGCCACTGCGTACAGGCCCTCTGACACCAGCTGGGGGTCTGACGGCAGCCAGTAGATCCGCGCTGCGAAGAGTGTGAATCCATCAGGAAACTGACTCAagcagattttctgtttttgtacagtAAAGTATTTTTCTGAAGTTTGTTCATTTCAGTTAAGTTTtcattgtttaaaaatgttttgttttagtttattttttattcttttcagtgttaattttagtttttttttttcattataacaTGGGGATATTTGTCAGGGGCAGATTTAAGAAGAACACTTCACAGGGCAGTGACTCACACTCATATCAGTCTCAGTAAACATATTGACCAACGCCTCCTCAGGCTGGTTATGTTGACAAGTTTGACcaaatgacaaaaactaaaactaaaggcatttcctgtatattttttatcttattttcatCTGTTTGATAATATCAGGTCCAGTTTCAgttagtttttgtttatttcagattaaaatcaaatgttttttcacacctagatttagtttttagtttagttctaGTTCATTATAATAACGAGGTATGTTTCACCTCATGCTGACCTACTGCAACTGTTCACTCATGAAGTGtggtggtctgtctgtcagtgtgtgcaggtgtgtgtgcgtgctcacCCAGTGTAAAGTAATGTATCTCTGGAGGCAGTGTGGCATTGATCAGAGTCGTGTAGTGTGCGTGCACGTAGGTCTGGGCTAAATCAGCGTGTCTCAGAGTGGAGAAGCGGCAGCTGAAGGAGGCGAGGAAGATCGCCAGCATCCCAAAGTCCAGGAAGTTCCACGGTTCGACCAGGTACTCCCCCGGCCCCTGACTCCAGATCTCCTTCACCTCGGCCCAGATCAtacctgcagagacacaaatcGGGTGACGTGATGTCTTCAGTGAGGACTTTCCTCCATCGTTGTCATCTAACACTCACCCATGACCCATGAAATGATGAGGATCTCCATCCATGTGAAGGGTGTGGTGGTCATGCGGTAGAGCAGCAGCGGGTCAGAGTTGAGCGGGGGTCCTCCTGGGTGCTGATGGTGGGTCATGTTTGGTAACAGGGTGGTGCCTGCGAACCGATCAGCAGCATTCAGGATCAGAAGACCCAGGAAAATTGTGAAGGACGAGGCATGGGCCACGAACTTCATGAAGGGGCTCCGCATCACTTTCCCCACCTGATGAGAGATGAGACGAGAGGATGAGACATCTATTTCAATGCTTTTGGGAAGTCGTGCGAGTGACGTTTGTGAGCATGAACGTTACACACTCTGCTGCACGGAGCGATCCAGTAAGCCAGAGCCAGTCCAGGCAGCCCTATAGCCACCGCCAGCACCACCAGCATTTTGATGGCAGTGGTTTGTTGTCTCAGGCCGGGCAGATTCTCGTACCAGAtactcagcagctgctgctggcagtTAGGATGAGCCACAAACTGAAggacacagacaccacagacaggcACATCAAGGACAGCGAGGCAGAACAAGACAGTAGTTTGAAGCCGAAATGTTCATTGCTTCTGTGAAGTGTGAATGTGCTGCCCAAATATAGTTTGATCAGACAGAATCATCatgacacaaacaggaagaggtGGAACTTTGCAGCAAGGACGGTGTCTTTAAACTTTGGCGTCAAGGGTAAAATGTAGCATTTAAATCAAACtgtgaactgaactgaaaaagtgtgaaaaactGAATAATGAAACTAgtttcactgaaaaataaaatacaagatTTAAAATTTtggatttttgttattttgtttgtttatgtatttattctgctttctgcagtgtttttcactgactatcctctttttttttcttcatgtcacTATTTTTATTGACAGCTTTTTATATGATATATGTTTTatatcaggtttttttttttaacatttctagATTTTCTAAGACCACAATGAGTCAGCTGCTTCCTGACAGCTGACTCACATCTATATTCCCAAAACTAAAGTGAGTGTAAAACAAGCATCTGGCAGGAAGGTTGAAAATcaacctttttttccccctgttaTTAGTTCTTATACGACCAAAAACGCCCACCTGCTTGTGGGCGTACTCGCCTTTTTGAGCTCGTACTTGATGGCTAATTTGAGCCGTGTGAGGGAGGGGCGACCTGGTGGATCGTAGCTGTCTTCGGAGTCAGTCTCTCCGCTCAGTatggcctccacctcctccgtGCTGCGACACAGGTCCAGAAGGCCCACCACATAGTCCTTACACTGGGTCGACAGACAGCAGTAATCGTTCTGCGAACACAACGAGGAAGAACGTGCACCACTGAGTTACACATCatatgtcatcatcatcatcatcattttaagaagcagtagcagcagcactgatgtaAGATGGAGGCTCTGATCACTTAATAAATATACCCAGATTTCATATTCACATTGACAGTGATGTAGCACTGATGTAATAACGTGTATTAAAGTTCTTACAGTGAGACGTAGAATTACTAACATATCAAGAATAGTGAACATAAGTGTGAGCACTGCATTTGGATTGTGACATCCTGTATTGTACAGTAGCTGAAGTAAACTGTTCCACTATGAGCTTAAagataattattgttatttaatgtGTGTCAAACCAACAACGTCAACAGTGACCCCAAGATCTGGAGCTTCATCTGTCTCTGCTTTCACTCTGAAGGCTCATAAAATGTTCTTGTGTTTAATGGCAGCTTTTACTGGCATCTGGCTGGCAGCGACATGGCAAATGTAGTTTTTGTGTGCTTGACAATGAGCTGGCGTTCAGGGCACATggacagtaacacaaacaggaTGTGACAAGTGAGTGTGCAAACCGTCTAGCTGGACTTGTCCTCAATGACATCTGTACCTTGAACTCTTTCTCGATATTAGCCAGCATGGCCAGCTCATTGCTGAGCTCCAGGGCAGCCAGCACTGGGTCCTCACTGGACAGGGACAGGTAAGCCGGGCTGGCGAGTCCTCTATAAGCATTGATCCTTGATCGCGAGTGGCTGAAGGAGTCAAACTGCTGCTGGTAGTTGCAGGAGTCGCAGCCGCAGAAGTAATCGTGAGGAGGATCGATGCGAGCCCCTTTGCTCAGCAGTGTGTGAACTATCTCGTATTCCTGGCAGTGCGCTGCAAGGATCACTGGAGTAATGTCATGAGAGAACCTGCGGGAATGTACACAGAGAAACATAACCCAATGTACTGAATATTTAGatagcaacaaaaacaaagataaatcAAAGGTATTAACTAAACAGAAACGTTTTATTCATGGTTCTACATAAACAGCATCACAGTGTTTAACTCTCTGTTTCCTCATTTCTCACAGCGATCTgataaaaagtattaaaaaggTAAATGAGGACATCTTTAACAACATTCATCCGCTCCTGACTTCTCCAAATAACCGACCAGCTGATGCATCAACAGTTTGTTGATGTTAGACATCAACAAACTGTTGATGCATCAGCTGATTAGCATCAGCTGTTTATTCATCCAGCTGTTTGGCCACCAGCTGACCACCAAAGTCCTGTCATCAGTGTGCGCTCATGCTGCAGCTCCCTCCACCACCTCAGCCTGCTCCTTACTGTTCGATATTGGTCACTTTACTAAGCTTAGATattcttgtgtgtgttagatAGGaaaaagtttggcatttttcgGAAATATGAGTACTTGTTGAGAGGtggataccactctcatgtctgtttgGTATTTATGAAGCTACCAACAGCAGCCAACTTAACTTAGCTAGCTTGAAAAATGGGGAACAACCAGCCTGACTCTGTCCCAAGATAACAAAACCTGCCAAAAAGCACGTCTGACGCTCACTATTCAATTAATAATcatgataattataataattcttaaccacagtgtaaaaaaCTTCAATTTAAGACCTGTTGCCAAGCAAACAGTGAAGACTACAGGCAGTTACCGGAagttattacacagctttgatGAATACTCGACTCTGACTGGTCATCATTATGTCATTTCTGTGCAGCAGACCGCTGGTGTGACCGTTAGTATAAGAAGACatcagaagcaataaaatcatttctaaaTGGACAAACTTGTTTTTAAGTCAGGATTTTCTCTGgaattgttgatttttttttctgtacatagtttttttaattttatttgtattttttctgacCTCGTCCCGTCTTCATCATAAGCGTAGAAGTCGTCCAGCATGTCCGCCTGAGCAGGGCTCGCTGTCAGACGATGGGCATCTCTGAACGCCGGGTGACACAACAAGGCCTCAGTGATACGAACATAACCTTTACCtacaggacaaacacacacacacacagacacaaacacagagcaaagctgTCGGTGTGGTTTGATAGCTGGACCGTGAACCACCTGTGAAAATCTCCCAGTGGTCTTTACATTTCAAGGTATTTAgttgcagtgttttattttgacgactctacacacacattaagtaacacccttggaaaaaaaagcagtgccTTCATCCAATCTCACAAATAGATTGGTGGTTTATGTTTCTTCTTATGTGGTTTGACTTAAGTGGCTCAACAGTGAAATAATATATTCAGTGTTCATTTCTCACTGATGATGACTGTTCctgttttgtgtctgtataGTATTGGTGTATGTGTAGTTTGTTAATATTGAAAACACGGTTAAAAGTAAGATCTCATAATGTCATTTTTGTGGGATTTATTCAGCCTtgtataaattatattaaaactacCCTCTTCTT
This window of the Pempheris klunzingeri isolate RE-2024b chromosome 14, fPemKlu1.hap1, whole genome shotgun sequence genome carries:
- the trpc6a gene encoding short transient receptor potential channel 6a; translated protein: MNHRPPAAHHNSRPVGYTDSPRARSRDNLLMYDDFGEENCCTGRCFCHSGSERQLMAPLSAVKRRQALRGPAYMFSAPSISPSEVEQRFLEAAEYGNIPEVRRMLLHVPNLNVNAVDYMGQNALQLAVANEHLEVTELLLGRTDLSRVGDALLLAISKGYVRITEALLCHPAFRDAHRLTASPAQADMLDDFYAYDEDGTRFSHDITPVILAAHCQEYEIVHTLLSKGARIDPPHDYFCGCDSCNYQQQFDSFSHSRSRINAYRGLASPAYLSLSSEDPVLAALELSNELAMLANIEKEFKNDYCCLSTQCKDYVVGLLDLCRSTEEVEAILSGETDSEDSYDPPGRPSLTRLKLAIKYELKKFVAHPNCQQQLLSIWYENLPGLRQQTTAIKMLVVLAVAIGLPGLALAYWIAPCSRVGKVMRSPFMKFVAHASSFTIFLGLLILNAADRFAGTTLLPNMTHHQHPGGPPLNSDPLLLYRMTTTPFTWMEILIISWVMGMIWAEVKEIWSQGPGEYLVEPWNFLDFGMLAIFLASFSCRFSTLRHADLAQTYVHAHYTTLINATLPPEIHYFTLARIYWLPSDPQLVSEGLYAVAVVLSFSRIAYILPANESFGPLQISLGRTVKDIFKFMVIFILVFLAFMIGMFNLYSYYLGAKQNDAFTTLEESFKTLFWAIFGLSEVRSVVINNGHKFIENIGYVLYGVYNVTMVIVLLNMLIAMINSSFQEIEDDADVEWKFARAKLWFSYFEEGRTLPVPFNLVPSPKTMLGLATAVKSLLPQYVVGQTEEKTETQLNQLRVDKNSGFGTSITSSRYQKIMKRLIKRYIIKAQADRDSDEITEGELKEIKQDISSLRYELLEEKSQNMETLDGLLRRLGGISVPS